A part of Myxococcales bacterium genomic DNA contains:
- a CDS encoding class I SAM-dependent methyltransferase, whose amino-acid sequence MRRRVVTPLCFVGLAAAGCASPPSPLSPPPPPPHGPAPHGHSHHGQGLHKRFDGAEGWTKVFDAPERDEWQRPDTVLDALELTPKSLVADVGAGTGYFSVRLARRVPEGKVFAIDVEADMVRYLAERAKREALPGIVAIQAAPHDPKIPEAVDVILVVDTLHHIDARDAYFAKLRERLRPGGRVAIVDFAKGATMGPPPEHRLAAEEVVATAARAGLTKVREVALPQQYVLVFAVAPTQQQGPK is encoded by the coding sequence ATGAGGCGTCGAGTCGTCACCCCGCTCTGCTTCGTCGGGCTCGCCGCGGCCGGCTGCGCCTCGCCGCCGTCGCCGCTCTCCCCGCCGCCGCCTCCGCCTCACGGCCCCGCGCCGCACGGCCACAGTCACCACGGGCAGGGGCTCCACAAGCGATTCGACGGCGCCGAGGGGTGGACGAAGGTGTTCGACGCGCCTGAGCGCGACGAATGGCAGAGACCGGACACCGTGCTGGACGCGCTCGAGCTCACGCCCAAGAGCCTGGTGGCGGACGTGGGCGCCGGCACCGGGTACTTCTCCGTCCGCCTGGCCCGTCGCGTGCCCGAGGGGAAGGTGTTCGCCATCGACGTGGAGGCCGACATGGTGCGGTATCTCGCCGAGCGCGCGAAGCGAGAGGCCTTGCCCGGGATCGTGGCCATTCAGGCCGCGCCGCACGATCCGAAGATCCCGGAGGCGGTCGACGTCATCCTCGTCGTCGACACGCTCCACCACATCGACGCGCGCGACGCGTACTTCGCCAAGCTCCGCGAGCGCCTGCGCCCGGGCGGCCGCGTCGCGATCGTCGACTTCGCGAAGGGCGCCACCATGGGCCCGCCGCCCGAGCACAGGCTCGCCGCCGAGGAGGTGGTCGCCACGGCCGCGCGCGCGGGCCTCACCAAGGTGCGAGAGGTCGCGCTGCCGCAGCAGTACGTGCTCGTCTTCGCGGTCGCGCCGACCCAGCAGCAGGGCCCGAAGTAG